A segment of the Leptospiraceae bacterium genome:
AAGTGGGGAAACAGAAGATACAACGATTTCTCATATTGCAGTTGCAACAAATTCTGGACAAATCAAAACAGGCTCTCTCTCTCGCACAGACAGAATTGCCAAATACAATGAATTACTCAGAATAGAAGAAGAATTAGGATCAACAGCAATCTACAAAGGGAAAAAAACATTTTACAATCTAAATGTTAAATAAAAATCAAATACAAATTTTCTTCGGACTGATTTCCGTCTTTTTGATAATTTATTCAGCCATACTTGGCTCGAATGGTATATTAGAAAGACGATTATTGGAAAGTCGTTTAAATTCCTTAAAAGAGGAAGTAGAAAGATTAGAAACCGAAAATATGCATTTAGAAGCTAAAAAGAAATTTCTACGAGATGATGAGACTGCATTGGCAAAAGAAGCTAGTAAATACTACTTACTTTCAGAAGATTCTAAGATTATAAAATTCAAAGAAACAGTATCGAATGAATCGAATGATAGTTTATTTGCTTCAAGTCTGCCGGCATCTCATTTTAAGAAAAAGGACATCAAAGAACGCATCCCTCCAGTTGATATGTTAAAGTTTTTTTATATTGTAGGAGCCGGTGCGATTTTAATTGGTGTTTTCATGAAATTTAGATAATAAAAAGTGGTAGATATGAACTTGAATCCAACAAACTTACTTAAATCAGAAGATGAATCAGAGGAAAAAGCACCTAATATTTTAGAGGAGCTTAAAAATGGGAACTCTATTCAAAAGAAATTTTTAGACGCCAGAAAGATTTTCCTTTGGGGACCTGTGATGGACGAATCCGCAAAAGAAATAGTAAACAAACTTATGTATCTAGAAATGATTGATCCCGGAAAGGAAATCACATTTTATATCAATAGCCCGGGTGGAGTTATTACCTCAGGGATGACTATTTACGATACAATGAAAATGATTTCTTCTCCTGTTGCGACGGTATGTATGGGCATGGCAGCATCTATGGGCTCACTCTTATTATGCGCTGGTGAAAAAGGTAGAAGATTTATTTATCCAAGCGGGAAAGTCATGATTCATCAGCCAAGCATTGGCGGACAAATTGTTGCACCTGCAACTGATATTCGAATTCATGCAAACGAAATCAAAAAAACTAAAGAGTTACTCAATTTGATTTTGGCAGAAGCATGCAATCAACCTCTTGAAAAAATTGCACAGGATACAGATAGAGATTATTACATGACTGCCAAGGAAGCAATTGAATATGGAATAGTAGACGTATTATCTACTTCGATCCATGTCCAATAATCTAGAGCTTGAAAGTGTATTTAGACTCTATTTAGATCACACTAAAAGACAAGAAGACGGTGAGATAATTGTATTAGTGCTCAACTATCTCGCACTTCTTTTTCAAGATGAAGAAACCGAATCAACTGAGGCAGTTCTTTTAGAAGACTTTACTCAGTATGAGGTTGACGATTTTCTTAATTTTTATTTAGAAGATAACTTTGATAATTTCGAAGAATTACAGAATAAGTCGAAAACAATGTTGAAGAATTTTTTAAAATTTTTGAAAGAAAAAAAATATTTTAATAAAGAAGAAGTAGAAGAATGGACGGAAATACTGCAGTAATTAACCTACACCCTCCCAAGTTTTTAAATAACAATCATCTTCAAACTATTTTCACAACGATTTTTCCTCCAAAAAATAATTTAAAAACTAAATACGCATCTGATGTAATAGTACTTAAAACGAAAGACGATAGTGGAGACTTTCTCTGGTTAGATCACAACCCACCACTTGCAAAGTCGGACAAAAAGGCTATACCTTACAACGGGTATTATATGATATTATTTCATGGCATGGAAGGTACTTCCGATAGTCATTATATTGTTTCCTTGGCAGAAGCTGCTCTTGAGAATGGGTACGGGGTAATTCGTGTTAACCAAAGAAGTTGTGGAAGAGGTGAAGGATTATCTAAAAAAGGATACAATGCAGGAAAAACCGATGATGTTGCTCTGATTGAAAATCATGTGTTCCGGCATTTTTCAAAGAAAATTATCTTATGCGGATTTTCATTATCAGCAAATATTATATTAAAATACTTTGGTGAAAAGAGAACAATTCGTTCTAAATTTTTCTCAGCTGTGTCTCCTCCTTTGGATTTAAAAAGAGCCTGTGAGCATATTGACTCTCCAGCAGGTATATTTTATAGAAAAATATTTTTAGATTCTTTCAAAGATAAATTCAGACGAGGAGTTCTTGTCGCTCCAAAACATATAAAGGATAATGTTTACAAAGCCAAAACAATGTTTGACTTTGACGATATGGTGACAGGACCGCTTTTTGGATACAAAGGTGCATTAGACTATTATAAACACAATTCAAGTATTCACTATATTCATAAAATAAAAACAAAAGGAATTGTTATCCATGCAATGGATGATCCGTTAATTCCACCCGATACATTTAGAAGCATCAATTGGAAAAAAATACCTACCCTTACCCCGCTTCTTACTGAGTCTGGAGGTCATGTAGGCTTTATAACTAGAAAAACGGACGAAATTCCAGATGGAAAATGGCTTAATTTTATACTTCTGCAATTTTTTAAGAAATTAATCTGATTTAGTCATAAATTTATTGATTAAATTCCTGCTTCTGGAAATATATTTCCATGGGCTTACGAAATAAATTATTTCTGATTCTGTTCAATGTAAAGCAGGAAGACAAATGGGAAAGTTGGAAACGTTTTGCGATTAAAAATAATTATTTATTTTCTATTTTAAATGATCCAATTGAAAGACCAATCATTAGAGGAACGATCAACGAAAAACCATTTTCGATTGAGGCAATTTACGAAAGTAATTTAGAAAAGAAATTCCAACTCAAAATTAAAAGCCCGATTCACAATCCGAAAGATAGTTACTTACTTATTCAGGATAAAAAAATTTTTAAAACTCAAAATGGCGTTTTTTTTAAATCGCTTCAGGGAATTTGCGATAACAAATTTCTTGAAAAAAAGTTTTTTATCAAAAGTAATTCGGAAAGACTTTCTACACAAATTTTACGAAACCCAACTTTATCAGAAGAGATTATATCTTTAGACAATTTTTCTATAGAAATAATTGGTTATGAACTTGTAATAACAAGCTATACAATAAGCGAAATAAATAAGGAATTTATAGATTTATTGAAATTATTTTATTCATTTTTGACATACTTCGAAGAAATTTCCTTAACAACTATGAATATTAGAACTTGATATAAAAGAAATTATTAATATAGGAGAAAGACCATGGACATTCACATTTTAGCAATTTTAATTACTTCCTTTAAGGTAAATAGACAACCTTTTGTATTGTTACACCAAAGGTAATTTAGTTTTAGCTCATTTTTAAAAATCTAGATCTAAATAACAAAAGTCCCAAAGGAGATAATGCGGATACACCGCCAATCCAAACCCATACCATATAATGATCTGGGTAAGAACTAGCTCCTTCTGGGACGTAAGTCGCAATAAGCCAACCAGACATGGGACCTGTAATCATTTTTGCAAGAAAGTAAGGTAAGTAGGAAAGAGAAATATATGTCCCCTCTTTTCCTAATGGAGCAATTTCTGCTGAAAACTGCATTAACCTTGGAGACCAAATTGCTTCTCCTAAAGAAAATAAAACAATAAAGAATACAATTCCAAAAATAATTGGATTTTGTTTTTCCAATGTCAGTTCCAACCAATCAACTAGAATCATTTGACCAAACATCGTATGATTTAAAAATGCAAAAAAATCAGTAGGTAAAGTTGCCAAAAAAATAGAGACGGTAGAAATAATTGTACCTATAATCAACATCGAATAAGATTTTATTTTTTTAGTAAAATGAGCTATAAGTGGAACTAAAAATATTATTATAACTGGATTAAGTATGCCATAAATTGCACCAACTTTAGTTCCTTCGCCTAACACGCGTATACCGTATTTGGGAAAAGTATAATTAAAATGGTAAAATACTAATTTCACAAATACAAGAATTCCAAGCATAGAAAGATAAATCCAAAAAGACTTTTCCCAGAAAACTGTTTTCATTATTGAAACTGTGTCTTTTGTAGATTTACGTATTTCAGAATAAAAATTTACAATAAAGTTAGAAACGGAAATTTTTTCTTTAAGTAATTGAATATTCCCCAAAGAATCAATAGATATTCCTTCACGCATAGACAAAATTAATAACATAGAAGGGACAGTTAATAGAAAACTAACTAAAAATATTATCTGGTAAGTCGAAATATTTATTTCAAAAAATGGTATAAATTGAATAGAGTATTCACCATAAACTAGCCTGACTTTATCGAAAATATATCCACCAAGCGCAAAACCCACATTCATTAATGTATAAAAAAGTCCAAAGCCTAGTGCTGTATTTTCAGGTGTAGTAAATCTTTTTATCCCGACTGACATAACTGGAATTAGTAATGCATTTCCAATAGCAACGGGGATAAAGGCAAATAGAGTTACTATCCATAAGTGGTTGGAAAATGGCATAACTAACCTTCCAATTAACATCGCGAACATACCAATTACTAAAGTTTTTTTTACACCAATTGCATCTACGACGGAACCTACTAAAATAGAAATACAAGTCATGATAGTCGACCAAACACCAATATAGGATCCGGCGGCTATATCTCCTAAACCGCAATCTTTTGATAAAAATAATACAAATGCCATATTAGAAGCACCATAAGCGGCATATTCAATTAATTTTGCAGTGAATAAAATCCAGATTTCCCTTGGAGAATTTTTTAAACCTTTTGCATAATTAACTAGAATATAAAGAAAACCAATAGAAAGTATTAGAGAGGAAAAATAAAAAATATAATTCATTCTATATTCTTTTTTCTGAGTTTAGGATAAAATAGGATATAAAATTTTTTACGAATTTCCAGCCATCGCGACTCTCATGAAATTCCTCTGGATGGGACTGTATAGAAAATGATGGGTAACTTTTATGTATAAGCCCTTCTATTTTACAATTTTTACTAGTGCAGGTTACTTCTAAAAATTCTGGTACAATTGATTTGACTTCTTGTTCATGTTTAGATTTTGAAATAAACGAATTAATATTTCCAATGATAGATTTAATTCTTGGATGAAGAACAGAAATTTCTCTAAACTCATTATATTTTTTTCCAGGGATATTTTCTCGATTTTCCACATAATCAATAGTAGCCCCATAGATCCAAGCGAATAGTTGATGTGAAAAACAAATTCCTAAAAATGGAATGTTTTTTTCGATCACATGTTCCTTTAGATCTTTTCCAAATTCTACAACCCAATCATAATTTTCTGTTATGTTCGCATAACTCCCTAAGGAAATAACTCCTATTATCCTCTTATTATTCCTATCTAAATGTAAAAAATAATCTTTCAATGTTTTATCAGTATCTGGATGCGACGGGAAAAACACTTCAATATAGGAATTCAAGTTTTTACTTTCTTGCAGTACTTCAAAGTGCAATTTGGAAATTACATTTATCCCATCACTAGATGGTTGTTTCAAAAAAGGATCAATAATTAAGAGGATATTCTGCATATTATATATGAATAAATTATGAAAGAAGTTCTGGCGTAAACAATAAATATTGCAAACCTAAAAGTAATGTAGCATAAAAATTTTGCGGAAAACTATTGATATATGCGAATTTATTCAGAATAATGTTCGCTAGAGCCTAGGACTGTCAGTGTAATAATTTTTCACCATATAAATATAGATTTTTAATCTACATTTCTTTGATTAATTATTTTCATGGTTTAACGTAAGGTAAGTTAATAACATGAATTTCTTAAAAAAGAACGGATTTACATCGAGTTGGGAAAAGGAAGGAAATGGTAAAAAAATTCTATTTTTACCGGGATGGGCGGAATCGCAAAGTGTATGGAGAGAAATTTGCCAAAATAATTTAGTAAATTATGAAAAATATTTTTTAAATTTAGGCGGACATTTCCCTTCCGAATTTCCTTCGGATCTAAACAAATTAACACTTGATAAATTTTTAGAATCTCATTTTGAACTAATAGATCATTTAGCGGATAATGACAAATTAATTCTAATAGGTCACTCCACTGGAGGATTTATCTCTTGGATGTACGCAAATACATTTCCTGAGAAGATAGAAAAATTAATCCTAGTTGGATCTTTTTTAGAAGGTCCGATAAGTGGAATTGTTCCTATTATTAAGAAACTTAGCGATTGGAAACTTTCATTTATAACCGATTTCATTTTTGAACACTATCAAAATTCTGAGTCCATATTCTATGATGCTGCGTTAGCCGTAAACCCTTCCCAAAGAGAATCTTTTTTAAAACGAGACGATGTTAAAATATTTTTTCCCAAATTTTTTGCTGAATACAAAAAAATGAATGTGAAATCTCTTAGAATGGTAGTAGATATTTTAGATAGTATTCGAATTTCCAAACTAAAATTGAAGGAAAATTTACCAATCCATTTTATTCATGGCGACAAAGATCCAGTTATCCCCTACTCTCAAATTTTAAATTTCTGCAATACTTACGAAACTGCAAATCTAATTACGATGTTTGATGTTGGTCATTCTCCACACTGGGAAAATCCAAAATTGTTTTGGAAAAAAGTCTTAGAAATTTTAAACAAATCCGAAGTAAATGCATAATTGAAAAGGCTTTATACAAAAATTCAGAAATTATATACCGTATAGTAAAAATACTTTTAATAAATCCTGAAAATATTCTAGACAAATTAGATTCAGTATACCAACGTATAAAAAAGGATTTTATTCAATAACCATGAACTTAACCCAAACAGAATTAAAAAGTAAATTAGAGGATTATCTTACAGTCAGACTCTCCGGCAAATCAAATGTAACCGATATGATTCCATTGAGCGGTGGAGCCTGTCAAGACAACTATTTGCTGGATTTAATAGTTGAATCTGGTAAATTTAGCGGGGAACATAGATTAGTCTTTCGAACTGACAAAGGTGCATCTTTG
Coding sequences within it:
- a CDS encoding septum formation initiator family protein — protein: MLNKNQIQIFFGLISVFLIIYSAILGSNGILERRLLESRLNSLKEEVERLETENMHLEAKKKFLRDDETALAKEASKYYLLSEDSKIIKFKETVSNESNDSLFASSLPASHFKKKDIKERIPPVDMLKFFYIVGAGAILIGVFMKFR
- a CDS encoding alpha/beta hydrolase, coding for MNFLKKNGFTSSWEKEGNGKKILFLPGWAESQSVWREICQNNLVNYEKYFLNLGGHFPSEFPSDLNKLTLDKFLESHFELIDHLADNDKLILIGHSTGGFISWMYANTFPEKIEKLILVGSFLEGPISGIVPIIKKLSDWKLSFITDFIFEHYQNSESIFYDAALAVNPSQRESFLKRDDVKIFFPKFFAEYKKMNVKSLRMVVDILDSIRISKLKLKENLPIHFIHGDKDPVIPYSQILNFCNTYETANLITMFDVGHSPHWENPKLFWKKVLEILNKSEVNA
- a CDS encoding alpha/beta hydrolase: MDGNTAVINLHPPKFLNNNHLQTIFTTIFPPKNNLKTKYASDVIVLKTKDDSGDFLWLDHNPPLAKSDKKAIPYNGYYMILFHGMEGTSDSHYIVSLAEAALENGYGVIRVNQRSCGRGEGLSKKGYNAGKTDDVALIENHVFRHFSKKIILCGFSLSANIILKYFGEKRTIRSKFFSAVSPPLDLKRACEHIDSPAGIFYRKIFLDSFKDKFRRGVLVAPKHIKDNVYKAKTMFDFDDMVTGPLFGYKGALDYYKHNSSIHYIHKIKTKGIVIHAMDDPLIPPDTFRSINWKKIPTLTPLLTESGGHVGFITRKTDEIPDGKWLNFILLQFFKKLI
- a CDS encoding MFS transporter; the encoded protein is MNYIFYFSSLILSIGFLYILVNYAKGLKNSPREIWILFTAKLIEYAAYGASNMAFVLFLSKDCGLGDIAAGSYIGVWSTIMTCISILVGSVVDAIGVKKTLVIGMFAMLIGRLVMPFSNHLWIVTLFAFIPVAIGNALLIPVMSVGIKRFTTPENTALGFGLFYTLMNVGFALGGYIFDKVRLVYGEYSIQFIPFFEINISTYQIIFLVSFLLTVPSMLLILSMREGISIDSLGNIQLLKEKISVSNFIVNFYSEIRKSTKDTVSIMKTVFWEKSFWIYLSMLGILVFVKLVFYHFNYTFPKYGIRVLGEGTKVGAIYGILNPVIIIFLVPLIAHFTKKIKSYSMLIIGTIISTVSIFLATLPTDFFAFLNHTMFGQMILVDWLELTLEKQNPIIFGIVFFIVLFSLGEAIWSPRLMQFSAEIAPLGKEGTYISLSYLPYFLAKMITGPMSGWLIATYVPEGASSYPDHYMVWVWIGGVSALSPLGLLLFRSRFLKMS
- a CDS encoding ATP-dependent Clp protease proteolytic subunit, translated to MNLNPTNLLKSEDESEEKAPNILEELKNGNSIQKKFLDARKIFLWGPVMDESAKEIVNKLMYLEMIDPGKEITFYINSPGGVITSGMTIYDTMKMISSPVATVCMGMAASMGSLLLCAGEKGRRFIYPSGKVMIHQPSIGGQIVAPATDIRIHANEIKKTKELLNLILAEACNQPLEKIAQDTDRDYYMTAKEAIEYGIVDVLSTSIHVQ
- a CDS encoding gamma-glutamyl-gamma-aminobutyrate hydrolase family protein (Members of this family of hydrolases with an active site Cys residue belong to MEROPS family C26.) — encoded protein: MQNILLIIDPFLKQPSSDGINVISKLHFEVLQESKNLNSYIEVFFPSHPDTDKTLKDYFLHLDRNNKRIIGVISLGSYANITENYDWVVEFGKDLKEHVIEKNIPFLGICFSHQLFAWIYGATIDYVENRENIPGKKYNEFREISVLHPRIKSIIGNINSFISKSKHEQEVKSIVPEFLEVTCTSKNCKIEGLIHKSYPSFSIQSHPEEFHESRDGWKFVKNFISYFILNSEKRI